Proteins encoded together in one Thermoplasmatales archaeon BRNA1 window:
- a CDS encoding Prephenate dehydrogenase, with protein sequence MTVTIGFIGLGLIGGSIARAFKANPEADVKIKAFDSDRKAVTLAFEEGVTDVMVSDIGPDFSDCDYVFLCAPIDFNIENAERLRPYLKDGAVLTDVGSIKGPMHARIHALGLDGRFIGGHPMAGSERTGFANSKAKLLENAYYIITRTPETTDAMVERYEGLVRMMGAIPLVMTPEEHDYITAAVSHVPHVISASLVNLVRDSDNPEGEMRMIAAGGFKDITRISSSSPAMWQQICLGNSENITKLLGDYIARLTEIRDGIVSGDSDSLLRFFDSARTYRDSFIDASSGPIKTDNAVHVEIPDEPGALAIVVTMIASRGIDVKNVGIIHNREVETGSLRIELHDEKDVKTVHDMLAAKGYDVTIG encoded by the coding sequence ATGACAGTCACGATCGGATTCATTGGACTCGGCCTCATTGGGGGCTCCATAGCCCGCGCATTCAAGGCCAACCCCGAAGCGGACGTCAAGATCAAGGCCTTCGATTCGGACAGGAAAGCCGTCACCCTGGCTTTCGAGGAGGGTGTGACGGATGTCATGGTCTCCGACATCGGTCCGGACTTCTCGGACTGCGACTACGTATTCCTGTGTGCCCCCATCGACTTCAACATCGAGAACGCGGAAAGACTCCGCCCCTATCTCAAGGACGGTGCCGTCCTCACCGATGTCGGCAGTATCAAAGGCCCCATGCACGCCCGCATACACGCCCTGGGACTCGACGGGAGGTTCATCGGCGGACATCCTATGGCAGGCTCCGAGAGGACGGGATTCGCGAACTCCAAGGCCAAGCTCCTGGAGAACGCATACTATATCATCACCCGCACCCCCGAGACCACCGATGCCATGGTTGAGAGGTACGAAGGCCTCGTGCGCATGATGGGTGCGATCCCCCTGGTGATGACTCCGGAGGAACACGATTACATCACCGCCGCGGTCTCCCACGTCCCCCATGTAATCTCCGCATCCCTGGTCAACCTCGTCAGGGACAGCGACAACCCCGAAGGGGAGATGCGCATGATCGCCGCGGGCGGATTCAAGGACATCACCAGGATCTCCTCATCGTCCCCTGCCATGTGGCAGCAGATCTGCCTCGGGAACTCGGAGAACATCACCAAGCTCCTCGGCGACTACATCGCCCGGCTTACCGAGATCCGCGACGGCATCGTCTCCGGGGATTCTGATTCCCTGCTGAGGTTCTTCGACAGTGCCAGGACCTACCGCGACTCCTTCATCGATGCCTCCAGCGGACCCATCAAAACGGACAATGCCGTCCACGTGGAGATCCCCGACGAGCCCGGGGCTCTCGCAATCGTCGTTACCATGATAGCATCCCGCGGGATAGACGTGAAGAATGTGGGGATCATCCACAACCGCGAGGTCGAGACCGGTTCCCTGCGTATCGAACTCCATGACGAGAAGGACGTGAAGACCGTCCACGATATGCTGGCTGCCAAGGGATACGACGTCACCATCGGATGA